The following is a genomic window from Acetomicrobium sp. S15 = DSM 107314.
CGAGCGAACCCATATTGCGGATACAGGTTGTCGAGGGCCACCATAACCCTATCTCTCAACACCTTAGCCACCACCGATGCTGCCGCCACGACCGGAAACGAGGCATCGGCTTTCGCAACGGCTTTTTGCCTGTACGGAAGGTCCGGTATGGTATTAGTGCCGTCCACAATGACCAGGTCAGGCTCGAAAGGCAGCGCAAGCACCGCTTTTCTCATCGCCCAAAGGGACGCCCTCAAGATGTTCATCCGGTCGATGACGCGCGGCGAAGCGGCCTGTGCCTTCCAACATATAAAACCATTTGCACAGAAGGAACAAAACAGGCGCTCCCTCTCCTTCGGCGAAAGCGCCTTCGAATCCCTGAAGCCGAGCTCCCAGAGCTCTCCGTCCGACCCGAATGGAACGGAAACCGCAGCCGCCACGACAGGACCTGCCAACGGACCTCTCCCAGCTTCATCTACGCCGACCAGATACTTCATCCTTCGACTCTTCCGGCATTTCCAAGGTGAACCGGCCCAGATCGCCGCCAGAGAACGCCTTGAGGAGCGACATCCCGGCCCTCTCCAAGTCGACCTCTCCGCCGGGGCCGAGGCAACCGAGACGCCGACCCATGGCTTCAAGCGCCTCTTGCTCGCCGTTCGCCACATCTACACCCCATTTCTTCCGAATAGCGCCGATCAAATTTTTCTCCTTTAAAAAGCGAAGCAGCGACAGGGCAAGCACTTCGTACCCTCCGATCACCTCGACCTTCGAGCACCCGAGCCACGCCAAGAGCTGGTGAGTGAAAGGATCTGAAGAGGGATCCAAGATGCCGGGCGAATCCAGGACGAGGAAGCCTTCACCCCTGTACCACGAAACCCTCCTGGTCACGCCGGGAAGAAGTCCTACTTCTGCCTTTTTTCTCCTCACGAGCGCGTTTAAGAGCGTGGATTTTCCTACATTCGGTATGCCGATTACGGCGAGGCGAAGCTCTCTGAAAGACGGCTTATGCCGCAACAGACTCGCCCTCAAGGAAGCGATGTTGCCGCGCAGGTTCAGGGCCACTGCCGATACTCCGAGTCGCTTGAAGTGCGCAAGCCACAGATCGGTGCACTTGGGGTCCGCTAAGTCTTTGTGGCTCAACACGATCAACCTCGTGCGCTTACCCGTTAAATCCTCGGCAAAGGGAGCGGCGGTGGAAAGGGGAGCCCTCGCGTCACGCACCTCTATTACGAGATCGACCAGCGGGACGATTTCCTCGAGCTCTCGCCTCCCCTTGGCCATATGGCCCGGAAACCACACCGTCCTCCCCACGTCAATCTACAGCTCCTATCCGGCTCGGCGGCCAGTATCTAAACAAGACAGGGCCTCTCAGAAAACCCTTCGGGACAAAACCCCAAAAGCGGCTGTCCTGAGAATTAGGGCGATTATCGCCCATCATAAAATACTCTCCGGGCGGCACCTTGACGGGACTCATGTTATAGAAATCGCGATTCTGCACATACGGTTCGACGATCGGCTCTTCGTTTATATAAACTTGCCCGTCTCTGATCTCCACCGTCTCCCCTGGTAGCCCGATTACGCGCTTGACGAAGTCCCTCCTCGGATCCACGGGATACCTGAAAACCACAATCTGACCCCGCTTGGGATCAGTGAAGTGATACCAAAACTTTGCAACCAGGACGCGATCTCCCGGAAGCAGCGTCGGGATCATAGAGCCGCTGGGTATCCAAAAGGCTTGGACCACAAAAGCCCTCAATATCAACGCAAGGACCAGTGCCCAAACCACGGTCTCAAGCGTCTCGCGCCACCACGGCTTCGCTGCCATCGCTGCGACCTCCTCAAAGACTCAAGCTTCCGCTTAAGCTCAAATCGTAGATGTTTATAGTCTTTTTATAGCCCTTCGGCGGAGAAGTTGCAAGGAGACCCTATACGAGTCGTTTCTTTGTACCTTAACTACAACACACCGCCAAAAACCGCGACGGCGTGCGTTTGCAATTACGAATTGTCCCTCAGCGTGATGAGGCACTTACCGGAAATGACCAGATATTTGAGAGCCCTTGCCTTGTTCTGCCCGTCTGCCGTGATTTTCAACGTCACAGCCGGCGTCAACGTATGCCATACAGGGGAATAACTCGACTTATACGAACCTCCGTCTGCTTTGAAATAACATCTGCCGCCGCTTTCAAACGTCTCGTCCTCGTTCGTGTCGAACCAGTGAACAGTGATCCAATTCGAAGGTATTGTGGAATACTTCAGCTCGAAAAATCTTCCCTCCTTCACAGCCACATAAAAAACACGCTCTAACCAGCGCTTAGCTCTTTCGGCCTCGGCAATGGCCACTGCATCCTTAGACGGCCTAAAAGATAAAGTCAGGGTTGCCGCCAAAATGCCTACCACCGCAAAGACGACCAACAACTCGACCAACGTAAACCCGGAATGTCGGCCACAGCGCCCAACCGAGAGGGGCGATTTACGTCCGATGTCCCAAAAGATCGGCAACACCACCTTTAAGTCGGCCATCCTCGCAAAGCTCTAAGAGCATGCCGTAAAACGGTTGCGGCTCCCTTATCAGCCGCCCGCGGCTATCGCAGAAACCATGGCGCGTATAGCCGTGAACCAGGAGACGTTCTTCGGGAATCTTTAATATGCTATAAGAAAATGACATAGAATAGGGGGTTAGAGCGCTTACGCTCGTGCGCACCAAAAGCTCATCGTCATATCGAGCGGAATGCTTGTAGCGACAGCGGACCTCCACAACGGGCATGTATACACCCGTCGCTTCCCACTTCGAATAGGGGATACCCATAGCCCTACAGTAGTCAGTGCGCCCGACTTCGAAGTAAGTAAGATAGTTGGCGTAATAGACCACCCCCATGTTGTCGGTCTCGCCATATCGCACTCTCAGGCGCGATTCCACCACGGGAGCCATGGAATCCCTCCTCACAATACCAAGTTGGACATCTGAAACGCTTACTTACATGGAAACGTCGGCGAGCTTTCGCACCGGATCGCCTTTGCGCACGGTACCGCTCTTTATGACGGAGCAAAATGTGCCCTTCTTTGGCATTATACACTCTCCGGCGAGCCTGTAAATTTCGCACTCACCATGGCAGTTCTTGCCTATCTGAGTAACCTCTAAGATCGCGTCCCCTACCGCCAAGCGATCTCCCACCGCCAAACAACTCACATCGAAACCTTTTAACGTGAGGTTTTCGGCAAAGGCACCGGGGCCCACATTGGGAATCCTATCGCGCATTCCCTCTATGTCTTCAAGGGACAAAAGGCTGACCTGTCTGTGCATAAAACCGGCATGGGCATCACCGCGAAGGCCGAGGCCTTCCAAAAGCAATGCCTCACCGACGTCCTGTTTTTTTGTGCCTTTTTCCTTAGAGATACAAACAGCCCAGACTACCCCTGTGCTCATACCGTCACTTCGCTCTCTTTTTTGTTATCGACGCCGGCTCTATCAGCTTTCGACTTCGATAGGTAATCCTCTATGGCCGCCTTTATTCCCTCTTCGGCGAGCAAGGAACAATGGAGCTTATGAGGAGGGAGCCCTCCGAGCGCTTGAGCCACATCCTTATTGCTGACCTTAAGGGCCTCCTCGAGCGTCTTGCCCTTGACCATCTCCGTAACCATGGAGCTCGTGGCGATCGCCGCGGCGCAACCGAAGGTCTCGAATTTAACGTCCACAATACGGCCGTTTTCTACCTTCAAATATATCTTCATGACGTCGCCGCAGACCGGATTGCCTACCGTGCCTACACCATCGGCGTCCTCTATGCGCCCGACGTTCTTCGGATTCATAAAAAGCTCTACCACTTTCTCGCTATACATGCCTCGCTACCTCCTTTTTGCCATAAGGAGACATCGCCCTCAGCGACTCTACCACTTTTGGAAGATTTTCCAAGACATAGTCTATATCCTCATCGCTCGTATCTTTCCCGAGGGAAAGCCTGAGAGAGCCATGGGCAACTTCATGAGGCAACCCTATGGCCAAGAGCACGTGACTCGGTTCTAAGCTGCCCGACGTGCACGCCGAGCCGCTGCTCGCGCCTATCCCGAGGGCGTCAAGCCGCAATAGGAGAGATTCTCCTTCGATGTATCGGAAACAGAAACTGGCGTGAAAGGGAAGCCGCTTGGTGCGGTGCCCTGTCAAAAGCACGTCGTCTATGCGCTCGAGGACCCCATCTATCAGACGATCGCGCAGGCGCCTCTCGTTGTCGACTTCGCCCTTCTGCAATCTCTCCATCGCAAGGGCAGCTGCCTCACCAAACCCAACCATGCCAGCGGTATTTTCTGTTCCGGAGCGAAGCCCCCGCTCCTGGCCGCCGCCGTGGATCAAGGGTTCGATCTTTACCCCTTTTCTCACATATAAAGCCCCCACACCCTTGGGCCCGTACATCTTGTGAGCCGCCATTGTCATCAAGTCGATGGGCAAAGTTTTCGTATCTATGGGGATATGCCCTGCCGCCTGCACGGCGTCGGTGTGAAAGAGCACGCCGCGTGCGCGGCAAAGGGCGCCTATTTCATCTATTGGCTGGACCGTCCCGATCTCGTTATTGGCGAAGTGGATCGTGACCAGAACCGTATCGGGGCGAATAGCGCGCTCGAGTTCGTCAATCTTGACGAAACCTTCGCCGTCGACGGGCAGAACAGTGGCCTCGAAGCCCTCCTTGCCGAGCCACTCGCACGTATGGAGGACGGCGTGATGCTCCGTAGCCGACGTTATGACGTGACGCCCCTTCCCTTTTAACGCGAAGGCGGCACCTTTTATAGCGAGGTTATCGGCCTCGCTCCCGCCCCCGGTGAAGATTATCTCTGCGGGGTCGGCATTTATGAGCCCAGCCACTTTATCGCGCGCTTCATCTACAGCCTGGCGCGCCTTCCTACCCCACGCGTGAAGGCTGTTCGGATTGCCGAAGTCTTGAGAAAAATAGGGGATCATCGCTTCCAGAACACGGCAATCTACTGGCGTGGTAGCTGAATGATCGAGATACACTGAACGGTTCATTGTTCGTACCGCCTCTCTTTTTTAGGCATTCCTAAACTATGCCTACTCTAACTCCTAAATTGCTCCTTGTCAAGAGCGGCGGCAAGAGGTTGCGACGCAACCCTTCACGGCCCTCATCCATAGCCGCGACCCTCATCCGGCAATACCTTTACTACAGCAGGATAGGACTTCAACCGCAGATAAAGGTTGATTTCGCCCACCTCGTCCGGACTTAAAGTCGCGGGTCGCGACAAAGTCCAACCGTCTGCCACGAGGTTTCCCGAGGCGTCGTAGAGCTCCACGACCACTGCAGCCCCTTTGACGTTCGCAGAAGAGACATTAAGCAACGTGGCCGTCAGAGAAAAGAGTCCTTCTTCGGCATCGTAATGCCACGAAAGCTCGGGTATCGCGAGGTTAGAAGTCGCTTTCTCCTCGCAAGAATCTTGAGCGGAAGCCAACCCTGCGCCCCAGAGCAACAAAAACATCAAAAGCATACCGCGTGCTGCGCGCGCCATGCCAAATCGCCCCTTTCGTTATCTTATTAAGTCAAGGTCGCTATAGCACATAAGGACAAACTCGCCTCACGCAAAATGCAAAAGACAACTAAACGTTTACCTTCAACCCCTGCCATTTTCCCCATCGTTATCTTATAATATGACAAAGGGAGGGCTGGCCGAGCGGTCGAAGGCGGGTGACTTGAAATCACTTGTGGCTTTAACGCCACCGGGGGTTCGAATCCCTCGCCCTCCGCCAATTTCAAAGCGCGTTCTTGGAGCGCAGGTCCTCTTCCCACGTGATGAGTGAATGGTAGAATTCGTTATCTCCGTCGTCGAGGCCCCGCGTTATCTCCGTCACATGGGAGTAAACGGCGCCCACCTGTTCAACCACGTAATCCACAGCCACTTC
Proteins encoded in this region:
- a CDS encoding ribonuclease HII, with protein sequence MKYLVGVDEAGRGPLAGPVVAAAVSVPFGSDGELWELGFRDSKALSPKERERLFCSFCANGFICWKAQAASPRVIDRMNILRASLWAMRKAVLALPFEPDLVIVDGTNTIPDLPYRQKAVAKADASFPVVAAASVVAKVLRDRVMVALDNLYPQYGFARHKGYPTAAHVKALGEFGPSPLHRKSFTWRRP
- a CDS encoding YlqF/YawG family GTPase, coding for MGRTVWFPGHMAKGRRELEEIVPLVDLVIEVRDARAPLSTAAPFAEDLTGKRTRLIVLSHKDLADPKCTDLWLAHFKRLGVSAVALNLRGNIASLRASLLRHKPSFRELRLAVIGIPNVGKSTLLNALVRRKKAEVGLLPGVTRRVSWYRGEGFLVLDSPGILDPSSDPFTHQLLAWLGCSKVEVIGGYEVLALSLLRFLKEKNLIGAIRKKWGVDVANGEQEALEAMGRRLGCLGPGGEVDLERAGMSLLKAFSGGDLGRFTLEMPEESKDEVSGRRR
- the lepB gene encoding signal peptidase I; the protein is MAAKPWWRETLETVVWALVLALILRAFVVQAFWIPSGSMIPTLLPGDRVLVAKFWYHFTDPKRGQIVVFRYPVDPRRDFVKRVIGLPGETVEIRDGQVYINEEPIVEPYVQNRDFYNMSPVKVPPGEYFMMGDNRPNSQDSRFWGFVPKGFLRGPVLFRYWPPSRIGAVD
- a CDS encoding type II secretion system protein, producing the protein MADLKVVLPIFWDIGRKSPLSVGRCGRHSGFTLVELLVVFAVVGILAATLTLSFRPSKDAVAIAEAERAKRWLERVFYVAVKEGRFFELKYSTIPSNWITVHWFDTNEDETFESGGRCYFKADGGSYKSSYSPVWHTLTPAVTLKITADGQNKARALKYLVISGKCLITLRDNS
- a CDS encoding acyl-CoA thioesterase, translating into MAPVVESRLRVRYGETDNMGVVYYANYLTYFEVGRTDYCRAMGIPYSKWEATGVYMPVVEVRCRYKHSARYDDELLVRTSVSALTPYSMSFSYSILKIPEERLLVHGYTRHGFCDSRGRLIREPQPFYGMLLELCEDGRLKGGVADLLGHRT
- a CDS encoding MOSC domain-containing protein — protein: MSTGVVWAVCISKEKGTKKQDVGEALLLEGLGLRGDAHAGFMHRQVSLLSLEDIEGMRDRIPNVGPGAFAENLTLKGFDVSCLAVGDRLAVGDAILEVTQIGKNCHGECEIYRLAGECIMPKKGTFCSVIKSGTVRKGDPVRKLADVSM
- the nifU gene encoding Fe-S cluster assembly scaffold protein NifU, with protein sequence MYSEKVVELFMNPKNVGRIEDADGVGTVGNPVCGDVMKIYLKVENGRIVDVKFETFGCAAAIATSSMVTEMVKGKTLEEALKVSNKDVAQALGGLPPHKLHCSLLAEEGIKAAIEDYLSKSKADRAGVDNKKESEVTV
- the nifS gene encoding cysteine desulfurase NifS, giving the protein MNRSVYLDHSATTPVDCRVLEAMIPYFSQDFGNPNSLHAWGRKARQAVDEARDKVAGLINADPAEIIFTGGGSEADNLAIKGAAFALKGKGRHVITSATEHHAVLHTCEWLGKEGFEATVLPVDGEGFVKIDELERAIRPDTVLVTIHFANNEIGTVQPIDEIGALCRARGVLFHTDAVQAAGHIPIDTKTLPIDLMTMAAHKMYGPKGVGALYVRKGVKIEPLIHGGGQERGLRSGTENTAGMVGFGEAAALAMERLQKGEVDNERRLRDRLIDGVLERIDDVLLTGHRTKRLPFHASFCFRYIEGESLLLRLDALGIGASSGSACTSGSLEPSHVLLAIGLPHEVAHGSLRLSLGKDTSDEDIDYVLENLPKVVESLRAMSPYGKKEVARHV
- a CDS encoding FxLYD domain-containing protein; the protein is MARAARGMLLMFLLLWGAGLASAQDSCEEKATSNLAIPELSWHYDAEEGLFSLTATLLNVSSANVKGAAVVVELYDASGNLVADGWTLSRPATLSPDEVGEINLYLRLKSYPAVVKVLPDEGRGYG